The DNA segment gGCTAAAACGGTCCTGTGATCTGCTGATGCACTGACGCATGAGGCCTGAGCGACTCTCTCTTGCCATGCATAGCTACAAGTTCTTCCCCGAAGATggcagcacacagcttacagggttATCACCCTGTAGCCACCTGTCCCCCTGGCCTGCAAGGAATCCTTCCGTTTCCCCAGCTTAAAGGCCGCAGATTCACTCCCTTTGCTCCTTGTGCTCGTTTACACACAACGTTCTTCCCAAAGAGCTAATCCTGATTCACACCACCCGGGGATGCTTATGCCAAATCAATGTTTCAAGTGGATTAAATTAACTCAGAAGAAACACAGCTACAGGTGGAGTTAATCAGGAAGAGTCACTCCACTTAaatagcataagctttcgtaggcaaagaccggcttcgtcagatgcacacatctgacgaagctggtctttgcacgcatctgacgaagctggtctttgcacgcatctgacgaagccggtctttgcccacgaaagcttatgctccaaaatatctgttggtctataaggtgccacaggacttctcgtttttgaaggacacagactaacccagctacctctctgatatttgtccaCTTAAATAGACGCACTGCCTTCATCCAGATGAATTTTCGTGCACAGACAACCTCTTAGTTTCACAAAACACGCTGCAGCTCAAAACccgccctggagaagcaggttcgTACCAGGGCCACTTCTCAAGCAGGGAAAGGGAGCGGCAGAGAGGTTAAAGGATGTGACCAAAGCAGCACTGTACATTATGTGCCGCCACTTTCGACCGACCCGTGATAGCCTGTTGAGAACCCAGGCACCCGCCGGGGTAACGTGAATGGTGCCACCGAGCCCTGGACCCCTCCTGCTACAGGTGAAAACCTGAGCGCCTCTCACCTCCTGTATTATCTCCTGCAGGCTCCTTTCACTGATGTCGTTGCTCGCCACAATGGGGATGGTCTCAAACCAGGGAACCTGGAAGCTGCACACAATTGAAGTGAGTCGTCATAAATGGCTGCAGGTTTCCTACACGGGACAGGTGCCCCAGCAGGTTACTCGAAGCTTTGCTAGATCTGAACCCCGGAGGGCAGGCGAAACTCTGGCGCTCCTGTTGCAGGATCTGTGGTGAGGGCGGAGCCGAGGGATtcggggtgcgggagggggctggtgtggggtgcACGAGGGAGCTAGAACGGCGGAAGGGGATCAGGCGCGGCTCtgggttgaggtgcagggtctgggagggagttcgggtgggggcccaggggcagctcccattTGATGGAGGTGAGGAACAGGTGGCTCTACGTGGCCGATGCTGCCCTGTGCTTAcctgcaggccccgccccccgctgctcccattggccgtgaCTCTGGGACTGGCTTTCCTCCGGCCGCAGCAGAGAGCTGCCATGGTCCGGGGAGAGCAGGCCGTGGCAGCCCCGGGGGCAGGTCTTATTAGGCAGGGGCGTGGccacacagcttagagggaaccctgccggGAGCCAGCTCTTGTCAATCCACCCccgcagacagacagacagacagacagacaaagggaagtgggaggggctcGATATCTGGGCGAAGGGCGGAGGTAGCCACTCGGCACAGAGACACACTCCCTCCGGCTGGGTAAGCGCCGACTGCTGGTCCGACCCCGACCCACCGGGAACCAAGAGGGGCCATTGTCCAGTGTCGGTACCTGCCCCACGCAAAGGACCGTCTCAGGGAGCTCCCAGCGCAGGGCAATACGGGCTCAGCCGCCTGGCACTCACGCGGCACCGCAGGTCCGGAGCACCCAGCGAATCTCCCTCGACTGCTTCCCGAGATCGCCGCTGTCCACGCAGACCCCTCCTGCCCGGTATCCCAGCTGGTGCAACGCCAGCGCCACGGCGCAGAAGTTTGGGAGGCCGCTGCTGCCAACAGCAAAGAGAAGAGTGGGCCTGGCTGGCCAAAGGGCCTGGGAACCCACCCTCTGTGATGCAGGCCAGGAGGGATGGGCCAAGCGGGCTGGGTTTGGGGGCATGCGAGGCTCCATGCCCTGCTAGGACAAAGAGCACAGGAGGGAGGGACTCCCATGGTGCTCAGCAGCTgttctgtccccagcccaggggaTGGATGACCACACTCAAGTGCGGGAGCGTCGGAACACAGGGGCTGGGTCCCAGCCGGCGTCTCTGGGAGACGCCGAGGAGCTCTAAGGAATCGTCTCAGAGATCCTGCGTTCCACCAGCTGCCCCGGCTCTGCTACCTCTGCCGGATTCTTCACTGCACTGCCCCTGGCCTCTCTGCTCCCGACCTGACCCTGATGGCCATCTCCACCCTCTCCAGCGCTCCCACCAGCCACCGGGGAGCCCAGGTGTCACCGTACTCAAGGCGTGTGCCGGGAAAAGGCCTCCGCCGGCCCAGGTGCCTCACCCCATGACACTGTAAGTGTCCAGCagtccctggaagctgtggggGAAGGCGATGGCGTAGGACGCaaaggcagccagctccccatgGTTCACCCCATCGCAGGGCACCTGCAGCAACTGACACACCCTTCCCAGCCACAATTCCGCCAGGGGCAGAAACTCCACCGGCTCCTCGCTGTCCAGGGGCTTCAGGGTCTGCAAAGGAAACAGCCCCTCCACAGGACCAATCACATCGTCTGCCATGGCCACAGCCTGTCTCTCCCTTGTGGTAGGGCCCCTAAGAACATCTTTCGATTCCTCAACCCTCTGCCAGCTCCAAAGCAGCCACTCAGTGGAGATAAACCTTGCACACCAGCAAGGATGACGCACAAAGGTCATTTGGCCACATCAAGGGCACCAAACCGAGAGCACTGGGGCTGCCTCCAGGCCCCTCTGGGCCGTTCGTGATCAAGCGAGGAGGACTGTGACCACCCTTAGCTTTCAAATCCATAGGTAGGACCCTGGGGAGACTACaaatcccagcatgcaatgctccAAGGAGGCAGCCAAACGGCTCGGTTAATGGACCCATCATCTCAGCTCCATAGCAGGTGGCAGCGGAGCACCTAAGAACGAACGTGGGCTGGGAAACTGCAGGCAGTGGGCTGGAGCCGAGTGGGGGAGCTGGAGCCGAACAGAATTCTAAGGGAAGGGGTGAGAGTCCCACGACAGAGCACGTGGGTCTCTCCTTGGGGTTCACCTctgcccctgtctacactgtctGCCCCTTCTCATCACCAGGCCAGGTTCCTAAATCCATCCACGAACCCGGGGCTGCACCTCCTCCAGCGACGTGAAGGACATGATGTAGGAATGGGCCACGGTCCCACACACCGGAATCCCATACAGCTGCCCTGCCAGGACGTTGCTGGTGCAATCGAAGCCTGCAATGGAGAGACAGGGTCCCATGAGTGAGGGGAGCGCAGACTACCAGGGAaccaagggggcagggaatgccctgctgtgaggagctgggacatcagcctggctgctggccaaagCTCACCCCCTATGTAGGAGTACTTGGATGCAGAAAGGCCCCCATCTGGGCCCTGGGCACGCCGCAGGCCAAATTCCACCAGCTTCTTGTCTGGGCCAGCCAGCATCCGGAACCGGGCAGCGTTAGTGGCCACAAGGCTGGAAACGGAAAACCCCAAATGTTCCCTGAGCgcagaccagggttccctctagaTTCTTCCATTcccaggtggaataaatttttcatTGCATGCACCCaggcatgagcagatgtgcaccCCAATAGacacacctgctgccagctgtgggagcgcTGCTAATtggccaggcagcacctgaatctctcccagacAGCCGGCCcagcactcggcttacagggagcAGGACCCAGCTCTGGCTGGGCCCCAAGGGTGGGCAGACTCATCACCAGGCTGTGAGCTGTCTGCAGACGGGGCAGCCGAACAGGAAGCTTTGAGAGTGGATCGGTTCCATTCAGGCCACATGGGAGTCAGACGGCCCTGACCGGCGCTGGGGGCGGATCTGGGTTACAATGGCAGCACCGTGGAGCCACATGTGTTCGAAGCCccagacagcccagctgggggtcgGGATGAagaggggggtgtgggggaaaagGGACATGGTCCAagctgttggggtggggagggtgagaTAGATGAGGAGCCCTGAGGGAACAGGGGAGACTTTGGAgccagtgggagagggaggagaagggaccCGGCCAGGGAGCAGCGCACAGACGCTTGTGAGCCCTTGTGCAGGGCAGGACACGTTCACAAGTGGCTGGAAGCCGTCAGATGCCATCCTGCGCGTTTCACCCCAGGGTGTCTTCAGCCCCCCCACTGAGCAcgtgccgccccctccccaggggccccacctccacgcgtgccactccaggggaccccaccaccaccacaaaccaGCACGTGCCGCCCTGGGGACGCTCCCCCAACAGCCCGTGGCTGGAGCCCGCCTGGCCCGTTTCCCCAGCACCCCCTCACCTGGCGTAATTGACCAGACACAGCAGCGTGgtctccagcagctgcaccaccaACAGAGGCCCCTTCACTTGCAACAGAGGAACCTGCCAGAGAAGAGCCGTGGGACAGGGGGTCGCCCCACTCAGCTCCCTTCCTCGCCCCATGCCCACTTCCGCATCGCTGGTTCCAAgccacaggccctggccagggctaggACTGAGACGTTCCACACACCAGGACTCTGCAGctgctcttcccctcctccagcacaACTGGCTCCAGTACCGCCTCCCTCCCTCACCGCCagctcctcctttctccctcccccttgcccccgTGACTCCAGGATCCAGCCTTTTCTCCACCTCCATTGCCACCGCCCCCCTGACGCCCACccgcccctgctggcccccactgcagccatcaCCTGGGGATCCCTCTAGCGCTGCGGTTTCCAGcctttcactagtgcagactccCAGTCACCCCCAACTGGTCACAGAccccccctccattctccccctccaccattcatggaccccccagtcacccccacCCTATTCATGGACCCCCATGAAAGCCACTTCTAGCCACTACAGATACTTAGCTAACTGAAAAAGGAAAGCGCAAAATAGATTTTCGGGCAGTGGTTAATAACATGGTTGGAAGATATCTACTTTAAAAGGAACCGATCATAActctgcaatttatttaaatcttcttttctatgatcatttttatttctccgtTCTTTTCTCCCATGGAACCCCTGCACGACCTGGGTGCCCGCAGACCCCTGGGCGGGAACCATTAGTACCTCGCCTGTTGGCAGGGGCTTTCAGACACCAGTGGCTGTGCTGTGAGTGATAACGAATCCTCAGCAAGATGTGAATAAATCCAGCTCTTATGCAGCACTTTTCCCCTGAAAGCGAATTCTAAGACACGACCCAGCTGGGCTTCTACTGCGTGCAGAGCTGTACTGCCTCCTTGTCAGACCGACCTCGGCACAACGGGGAGCACCTGGCCAGAGGCAAAGGAAGGGCCCCACCCCTAACCAAGTCTGGTTTTACTCTGTTCTCCCGACACGTCCTTTCCGGTCCTCCTCCGTGGTCCCGCATTGTGACTCCTGGGCTCTTCCCCGGAACCAGTGGACATCTACAGTTGTCCCTCATGACCCTCTTAAGGAGCATGAATGCCCTCCTTCGACTTGGGGTAATTCTGTGTCTCACCAGCGTTCTGAGCTGCCAGTCCTCAGCTCCACCCAACCAAAGTCTGGAGACTTTTAACCACCAGGCTCAGCTCCCACCAGGACTATTCCCACATATCTATTTAGGGGCTAGTGCGACAATGACTCCTTATttcccttctccctctgtaactcgtCCATGCAAGGACGTTCCTCTGACTCTTTTCAGAAGCCAGACGCCCCTGTGCTCTTCGGACTAGCTccttctttcccccaccctgccaggcctTCTTCAGAGCAGAGAAGAGTCTTCTAATAAGCCTGGTCTTTGGAGGAAACCAGATAACTACAGCAAGGCCAAGAGTGCGCTCAGGTGCTCCTTAGGCCACGGCTACgttacccagaagatcgacccacccAGGGACAATCTGCCAGGCCTCAATTTCGCATGCCTGGTGGAAATGTGCAAAAATCGACCTATCGGGGGTCACAGTCGACTCCCCTACTCCTCACGATGGaagtgctcctgttgaccttccttagcgagggcagccaggtaagttgattgcagatgcgTCACTGGAATCAACTTcattgcagtagctagaattgagtatctgcaattgagttatctgcaatcgacttacctgcttAGCGCAGACCAAGTCTTAGCGTGCAGGATGAATTTATCTTCCTGGTTTTGAGGAAACCAGCGTGAACTAAGCCTGAAGTCACACCAGTTTCAGCCCACGCAGCCAGGTCCTTGCACCAGCTTGTACTCGTTTCCACTGGTGCAATACACACGCACCTACAGACTGAGCTACTCAAACAGTGGCTGCATCCACACGCTGCTCACGATAAAGGAAATTGCCACTCCAGCacaaaggggcaggaggagatgtCAGGGGAAGTGTGCTGGTTGAGTCACCTACAGTATAGAACACCAGGGCCCACCTTTTATCCGTAGAtcttaaagtgctttacaaagggcATGAGTGTCATtgcacagagggggaaactgaggcacaacagagtCACGTGGCTTGCAGGTAAAGAATCCAGATCTCTCCCATTTCAGTCCAGCGCTCTATCCACAGGGCCCCCGGCTCAGGGATTATTCACTCAGAGCCCAGCTGCAGAGACTGCCTGAGGATTCTCAGACTGTCCAAGCCACTGCTGTAACCACTCTGTGCTACTGCCGTGGCTAACACCCACCTTGGCGAAGACGACAGAGCCCTCCGGCACAGAGGAGACGGTGACTTCGGAGGCGTCCACAGTGCGCAGGTAATCGAAGAAAGCCTTGTCCGTGGTGCTGGGTAGGACCGACTGCAGGTACTCAATGTCTGGAAAGCAGCCAGAGATTGCTACTCAGCGCGGGCACGGAGGAGGGGGCAGCGCCCCTCACGTCAGGGGACCAGCGCTCCGcgggcaggcagagctgtgggtttagagcagcggttcccaactttTCCGCAACGGGGACCCGGTTTTAGAAATCAGTAAGACGTTGGGACCCCAGGCAATTCAACCCCAGAGTGGGGGACGTGTGTGTGTGCCCTCCACAGGGAACCAAATTTATAAACCTTGATTCGCCCCCCGACCccaccaggcttaaaccccttgtaGCCCCAAACACCCATCCACCCCCAGGCTTGAACTCCTCacagacccccccacctcacatgaGCCCCACAGCTgatcccccactgctcctttgccgggctgccacctcctccacacaGCTCCCCTCACCACTCGTAAttaccttcccccacctgcagcatgggcccctccctgccctgcagcattgaaatggggctcaatttaattggtttaatggccggatcccacCAGGAGCAGCACTTAGATTTCAGAGGCGGAGTCTGGTGTTCTAACCACTAAGCCACGCTCCCTCTGAACCACAGACCTCATGCTGCCAGCTACCCCAGGGCATGCGGGTGTGTAAGGGGTACAGGGACCTTCTTGGTCTGAGGTTTACACCCCAGTCCATCAAAAGTCATCAGGAAAAGTCTCTGTAGAAAGCCTGCATCTCACATTGGTCATCACAGTCCTTGCCAGAGGATCATATGTATGGAGCAAGGCAGGGGGATTGGAAATCATGTTCTTAAAGCCTTGTAGCTAAAGGCACATCACACCCAGCGGTACATGCTTAAAGATGGGTCCCACCACACCGGAGGAGAGAGACACATTCCCTGGCTGACCCTTACAAGGGAAAACCGTTTGCACAGTGAGTCAAACACCAATGGACTCCAGGAGAGGAAATGAACAGGGCGAGGGGAACAGCGTTTCCAGGTGAAGAACAACGGACTGCCCTAACAgctgtgctccctgtaagctgggccctcatgcagctgctcaggtgagattcaaatgccgcccaggtgatgagcagagcacccacagctaggttttgtttctattggtggtgcacattcgcgcATGCCTCGGTGACAcagaaatttattccacacatgggtggaaaaaaattcctCACCTGGCTGGAAAAGCTTGGAGGGAAGATTGTCTAATAGATGTAGGGGTGTAAAGAGATGCTCTGGTGCCTGGGGAGACAAGCTGCCGGCaggccctggcttccagccctccCTGAGCATAGGGAGCCGGGAAGGCACGTTGGCAGGTTTCTGAAGAAATCACCTTCGCTGGCTCTGCTACTCAGCCTGTGGCTGTAAAATTCACAGCTCGGAGGAGAGCCGAACTGCCCCTGCATTCAGAGCAGCTGGTTCCCATGATGGGTCAGGGCACCTACTCCCCGTCGCAGCACAGACCACGGCATGGCTGTACTGCCGGAGAAGGGTGCCACACCTGGACTCCAAAGCCCTCCTGTTCCCTTGACAAGtggcacccctcccctgctcctcagGCCTATGAGTGAGAGAAGGGCTTgtcctccctggccctgcagctcccatgcaTTGCCCTGGAGTGGCTAAGGACAGGGGTGTcattttgggggtggagggcttTCCCCACCAATTGTGTACCAGGGGTCCACTCACCTTAGCCCCAAACAGAGCTCTTAGCTGaatgcagcctgagtgtgacGGAACTAATTCAGGAGCTGTTCAGGGATTTCCTTTATAAACACAGCCAGGGTGATTAAGGTAACAAAGGCTTTATAGTCCCTTATAAACTAAGGGACattacaaacaacaagcagcccagcccagtagcaccgtaaagactaacaaaggtattaggtcatgagctttcgtgggacagagccacttcttcataTTATTAGAGCAGACAGTAAATCCCCACTTTACTCCATCTCGACATGTGTGTTAATCATATCAacgcaaatgtcaaaatcctggGCTCCAACCATCCGCTTCCCCCAGTTGGGGGAAGCgagaggctggagcctggggaaggCGGGGCACGGCTCCAGCActtggacccagcagcagagtgctgaaaggagcagccccatGGCCTTCTCCAGCTGGCGAAATCCAGGGGGACACCACTGCCAGGAGgaagtgggaggtgggagggaagcccctcagcccctgggaggtgggagccaggcacagcagtgcctggtcagtttcctggctcccacaagcagcaggaaaactgaccaggtgctgctgcgcctggctggctgctccccagagctgtggggctTCCCCCTGCTTGTCCTctgagccccagggagctgggaggcagcacagTAGTGTAGtgcctgatcagtttcccagctcctgcaagtggtggggagctgggaaactgacaggtgctgctgagcctggctccctccccatggctgaggaggagggaggggtcctCCTTTCCTGACTTACACAACATTTGGGTTATACGGAGGCTGCAAGGAACTCAACCCCTGAGTAACTCAGGGTTTTACAGTATAGcttggagcaggggaaggaaggggtcaCCTGTCACTAGGCTGGGTATATGAAACAAATTAAGAAGGAGGTATGCagttcctgcaaatatcaaagggggcgggaaattgcccttgtaatgcataaaggTAGCTGAGATCTCtattaaggcctaatttaaatgtgtcaagtttgcaaataaatttcagttcagctgtctccctctATAACCGTGCAGCAAAATTCTTTTGTTGGAGAAGggccactttgaaatgcattACTGAGCGCCCACGGAGGTTACAGTGCACTAGACAATTCTAAAAGCATCGTCAGGTACTTCACTCAGAAGATGGGAAACATAGGATAGAACTAGTCAGCGACAGAgacaggatagctcagtggtttgaacattggtttcctaaacccagagttgtgagttcaagtCTAAAGGTGGCTCTCTGGGGTCTAGGGTAGATAGAACTTAGTGGTATCCCCTGGGCCTGTCCTAGCACCAGAGCTATTTAACGCACTCATACATAGCCTGGGATAAAGGTTAAGCAGTGAGCCAACAAAACCTGCAGCTGATACAACATCTATTCAGTATAGTTAAGTCCAAGGCAGACTGTAAACTGCTAACAGGGATCTTGCTAAGCAGGTGTCAGACAAGAATCAGAGGGGTGTAGCTGtggttagtctggatctgcaaaagcaatgaggaggggtcctgtggcaccttacagactaacagaaataaaaacaaaaagcagtcaagtagcactttaaagactagcaaaatagttcattaggaggtgagcttctgtgggacagacccacttcttcagaccaggatagactcaatatttaaggcacagagaaccaaaaacagtaagcaaggaggacaaatcagaaaaagataatcaaggggagcaaatcagggggtgggggggaaggtcaagaattagactgagccaagtatgcagacaagcccctacagtgactcagaaagttcccatcgtgatttaaaccatgtgttaatgtgccaaatttgaatataaaagccagtgctcacttaataaactatgttgctagtctttaaagtgctacttgactgctttttgttttgctagtgtagagactagcgcggcttcctctctgttactaacagaaatgtatcagcataagctttcgtgggcaaagacccacttcgtcagatgcacctgcatctgaggaagtgggtctttgcccacgaaagcttataagaacggccatactgggtcagaccaaaggtccatctagcccagtagccaatgccaggtgccccagagggggtgaaccaaagacaacgatcaagccatttgtctcctgccatccatctcccgcctttgacaaaaggctagacACCATACCtaaccccttgctaatagccatctacggACCTAATCTCCAAACAacatcgagctcttttttaaactctgttcgagtcctgccttcacagcgtcctctggtaaggagctccacaggttgactgtgcgctgtgtgaagaaaaactttcttttattgttATGCTCATACACTTCTGTTAGacaaaattcagtgttgataaatgcagagtaatgcacaTGGCAACATATAATtccaactgtacatacaaaatgctGGGGTTAAAGCTAGCTGAACTGCTCCCTAAAGAGATCTTGATGTTGCTATGGACAGTTGTCTGCAAATATCTGCTCCATGTTTAGTGGCAATCAAAAAAACTGACAGAATATTGGGTCTTATGAAGCAAGGAACAGctgataagacagaaaatatcgtATTGCCTCTCTAGAAATGCCCCCATCAAATACTGTGTGCAGAACTGATCACCCCAACTGCAGAAAATATAGTGAGtctggaaaaggtgcagagacTGGCAACAGAAACTATCAGGTGAACGGACCACGCTCCAGATGAGGGGAGATTAAAAAGATGGGGAACTTTCCAGTCTGGAAAAGATGATTAAAGAGGAGATACTACTCCAAAACcatgaatgatgtggaaaaactaataaggaagtgttatttactctgtCAAattacacaagaactaggagaacagcaagaat comes from the Carettochelys insculpta isolate YL-2023 chromosome 2, ASM3395843v1, whole genome shotgun sequence genome and includes:
- the LOC142009084 gene encoding nicotinate phosphoribosyltransferase-like isoform X6 — protein: MEPGRRGSLALLTDLYQFTMAYGYWRAGRQREPAEFELFFRRCPFQGGFVVGAGLGECLAFLRGFRLRGPDIEYLQSVLPSTTDKAFFDYLRTVDASEVTVSSVPEGSVVFAKVPLLQVKGPLLVVQLLETTLLCLVNYASLVATNAARFRMLAGPDKKLVEFGLRRAQGPDGGLSASKYSYIGGFDCTSNVLAGQLYGIPVCGTVAHSYIMSFTSLEEVQPRTLKPLDSEEPVEFLPLAELWLGRVCQLLQVPCDGVNHGELAAFASYAIAFPHSFQGLLDTYSVMGSGLPNFCAVALALHQLGYRAGGVCVDSGDLGKQSREIRWVLRTCGAAFQVPWFETIPIVASNDISERSLQEIIQEGHEIDVIGVGTNLVTCTLQPSLGCVYKLVTVNGHPTQKLTEDTEKMTIPGSKVVYRLCDAAGLPGSSQRARNQEPCTSLFAPVQPCTPEAPGARAVPGCCDREAARSPR
- the LOC142009084 gene encoding nicotinate phosphoribosyltransferase-like isoform X4; the protein is MAYGYWRAGRQREPAEFELFFRRCPFQGGFVVGAGLGECLAFLRGFRLRGPDIEYLQSVLPSTTDKAFFDYLRTVDASEVTVSSVPEGSVVFAKVPLLQVKGPLLVVQLLETTLLCLVNYASLVATNAARFRMLAGPDKKLVEFGLRRAQGPDGGLSASKYSYIGGFDCTSNVLAGQLYGIPVCGTVAHSYIMSFTSLEEVQPRTLKPLDSEEPVEFLPLAELWLGRVCQLLQVPCDGVNHGELAAFASYAIAFPHSFQGLLDTYSVMGSGLPNFCAVALALHQLGYRAGGVCVDSGDLGKQSREIRWVLRTCGAAFQVPWFETIPIVASNDISERSLQEIIQELVTVNGHPTQKLTEDTEKMTIPGSKVVYRLCDAAAGLAFMDLMALEAEPPPTAGQEVAVCMLGRSGEARRVTPTAVEILHRPYFKDGQQVCQALPSVHEIKSHAQASLRLFSPAHLRLQEPEPYQVAVTEKLHALLVNMRQSSQ
- the LOC142009084 gene encoding nicotinate phosphoribosyltransferase-like isoform X7, translated to MAYGYWRAGRQREPAEFELFFRRCPFQGGFVVGAGLGECLAFLRGFRLRGPDIEYLQSVLPSTTDKAFFDYLRTVDASEVTVSSVPEGSVVFAKVPLLQVKGPLLVVQLLETTLLCLVNYASLVATNAARFRMLAGPDKKLVEFGLRRAQGPDGGLSASKYSYIGGFDCTSNVLAGQLYGIPVCGTVAHSYIMSFTSLEEVQPRTLKPLDSEEPVEFLPLAELWLGRVCQLLQVPCDGVNHGELAAFASYAIAFPHSFQGLLDTYSVMGSGLPNFCAVALALHQLGYRAGGVCVDSGDLGKQSREIRWVLRTCGAAFQVPWFETIPIVASNDISERSLQEIIQEGHEIDVIGVGTNLVTCTLQPSLGCVYKLVTVNGHPTQKLTEDTEKMTIPGSKVCQALPSVHEIKSHAQASLRLFSPAHLRLQEPEPYQVAVTEKLHALLVNMRQSSQ
- the LOC142009084 gene encoding nicotinate phosphoribosyltransferase-like isoform X1 — protein: MEPGRRGSLALLTDLYQFTMAYGYWRAGRQREPAEFELFFRRCPFQGGFVVGAGLGECLAFLRGFRLRGPDIEYLQSVLPSTTDKAFFDYLRTVDASEVTVSSVPEGSVVFAKVPLLQVKGPLLVVQLLETTLLCLVNYASLVATNAARFRMLAGPDKKLVEFGLRRAQGPDGGLSASKYSYIGGFDCTSNVLAGQLYGIPVCGTVAHSYIMSFTSLEEVQPRTLKPLDSEEPVEFLPLAELWLGRVCQLLQVPCDGVNHGELAAFASYAIAFPHSFQGLLDTYSVMGSGLPNFCAVALALHQLGYRAGGVCVDSGDLGKQSREIRWVLRTCGAAFQVPWFETIPIVASNDISERSLQEIIQEGHEIDVIGVGTNLVTCTLQPSLGCVYKLVTVNGHPTQKLTEDTEKMTIPGSKVVYRLCDAAAGLAFMDLMALEAEPPPTAGQEVAVCMLGRSGEARRVTPTAVEILHRPYFKDGQQVCQALPSVHEIKSHAQASLRLFSPAHLRLQEPEPYQVAVTEKLHALLVNMRQSSQ
- the LOC142009084 gene encoding nicotinate phosphoribosyltransferase-like isoform X3, giving the protein MAYGYWRAGRQREPAEFELFFRRCPFQGGFVVGAGLGECLAFLRGFRLRGPDIEYLQSVLPSTTDKAFFDYLRTVDASEVTVSSVPEGSVVFAKVPLLQVKGPLLVVQLLETTLLCLVNYASLVATNAARFRMLAGPDKKLVEFGLRRAQGPDGGLSASKYSYIGGFDCTSNVLAGQLYGIPVCGTVAHSYIMSFTSLEEVQPRTLKPLDSEEPVEFLPLAELWLGRVCQLLQVPCDGVNHGELAAFASYAIAFPHSFQGLLDTYSVMGGLPNFCAVALALHQLGYRAGGVCVDSGDLGKQSREIRWVLRTCGAAFQVPWFETIPIVASNDISERSLQEIIQEGHEIDVIGVGTNLVTCTLQPSLGCVYKLVTVNGHPTQKLTEDTEKMTIPGSKVVYRLCDAAAGLAFMDLMALEAEPPPTAGQEVAVCMLGRSGEARRVTPTAVEILHRPYFKDGQQVCQALPSVHEIKSHAQASLRLFSPAHLRLQEPEPYQVAVTEKLHALLVNMRQSSQ
- the LOC142009084 gene encoding nicotinate phosphoribosyltransferase-like isoform X2; the encoded protein is MEPGRRGSLALLTDLYQFTMAYGYWRAGRQREPAEFELFFRRCPFQGGFVVGAGLGECLAFLRGFRLRGPDIEYLQSVLPSTTDKAFFDYLRTVDASEVTVSSVPEGSVVFAKVPLLQVKGPLLVVQLLETTLLCLVNYASLVATNAARFRMLAGPDKKLVEFGLRRAQGPDGGLSASKYSYIGGFDCTSNVLAGQLYGIPVCGTVAHSYIMSFTSLEEVQPRTLKPLDSEEPVEFLPLAELWLGRVCQLLQVPCDGVNHGELAAFASYAIAFPHSFQGLLDTYSVMGSGLPNFCAVALALHQLGYRAGGVCVDSGDLGKQSREIRWVLRTCGAAFQVPWFETIPIVASNDISERSLQEIIQEGHEIDVIGVGTNLVTCTLQPSLGCVYKLVTVNGHPTQKLTEDTEKMTIPGSKVVYRLCDAAAGLAFMDLMALEAEPPPTAGQEVAVCMLGRSGEARRVTPTAVEILHRPYFKDGQVCQALPSVHEIKSHAQASLRLFSPAHLRLQEPEPYQVAVTEKLHALLVNMRQSSQ
- the LOC142009084 gene encoding nicotinate phosphoribosyltransferase-like isoform X10; this translates as MAYGYWRAGRQREPAEFELFFRRCPFQGGFVVGAGLGECLAFLRGFRLRGPDIEYLQSVLPSTTDKAFFDYLRTVDASEVTVSSVPEGSVVFAKVPLLQVKGPLLVVQLLETTLLCLVNYASLVATNAARFRMLAGPDKKLVEFGLRRAQGPDGGLSASKYSYIGGFDCTSNVLAGQLYGIPVCGTVAHSYIMSFTSLEEVQPRTLKPLDSEEPVEFLPLAELWLGRVCQLLQVPCDGVNHGELAAFASYAIAFPHSFQGLLDTYSVMGSGLPNFCAVALALHQLGYRAGGVCVDSGDLGKQSREIRWVLRTCGAAFQVPWFETIPIVASNDISERSLQEIIQELVTVNGHPTQKLTEDTEKMTIPGSKVCQALPSVHEIKSHAQASLRLFSPAHLRLQEPEPYQVAVTEKLHALLVNMRQSSQ